The genome window AGGCGCCGTGCTCGGCGAGGGAGCCCGGCCCCTTCTGCACGAGGGCGTGGCCGTTCGAGACGTAGCCGGCGCCGACCGCCCCCGGCTCCTCCGCGCCCTCCGGCCGGTGGAAGACCGGCTCGAGGAGGCGCAGTCGGCAGGGGAGGAGTCCAGCATCCGACTGCATCAACGCGATCAGCATATCTAGATCCTAGCGTCTGGTAGGGCTCCTTGGCCACCGGTTCCCACGATTGCAGGGCCTCGGGTAGAATCGGTGCCGCTTTTCACCCGAGGGGAGAAGACTGCGTAATGAGCGAAGAAGTAGCGATCGGCATCGATCTTGGCACCTCGAACTCCTGCGTCGCCGTTCTGATCGACGGCCAGCCCTACGTCATCCCGAACGAGTGGGGTGAGCAGACCCACGCCTCGGTCGTCTCCTTCCTCGAGGACGGCACCGTACAGGTGGGCAACGCGGCCAAGCGCGACATCATCACCCGCGCCGACCGTACCGTGTACTCGGCGAAGCGGCTGATCGGCCGCTACTACTTCTCCGACGAGGTGAAGAAGGCCCAGGCGGTGATGCCGTACACGATCGTCGAGGGCGAGAACAACTCGGTGAGGATCCAGATCGGCGAGGACACCTTCGCCGTCCAGGAGATCTCCGCCCTGGTGCTCAAGGAGATGAAGGCCGTGGCCGAGGGCTACCTCGGCCGCCCGGTGAACAAGGCCGTCATCACCGTCCCCGCCTACTTCAACGACAACCAGCGCCAGGCGACCAAGGACGCCGGCACCATCGCCGGCCTCGAGGTGCTGCGGATCATCAACGAGCCCACCGCGGCCGCGCTGGCCTACGGCTTCGGCCGGCAGATCGACCAGCGGGCGGTGATCTACGACCTGGGCGGCGGCACCTTCGACGTCTCGATCCTCGAGATCGGCACGGACGTCTTCGAGGTGCTCTCGACGGCCGGCGACACCTACCTCGGCGGCGACGACTTCGACGACCGGATCATGATGTGGCTGGCCGACTCCTTCCAGCAGAAGCACGGCATCGATCTGCGCCAGAACCGCTACTGCCTGCAGATGCTCAAGGAGGCCTCGGAGCGGGCCAAGATCGACATCTCCAACACCGGCCACGCCCAGATCTTCGTCGAGGGCGTCTGCCAGACCCCCGAGGGGCAGGTGCTCAACCTCGAGACATCCCTCGATCAGGACACCTTCACCACCATGGTGATGGACCTCGTGCAGCGCACCTTCAAGGTCTGCGACGAGGCGCTCCAGGCCGCCCGCCTCACCGCCGGGGACATCGACGCGGTGATCCTCGTCGGCGG of Deltaproteobacteria bacterium contains these proteins:
- the dnaK gene encoding molecular chaperone DnaK, encoding MSEEVAIGIDLGTSNSCVAVLIDGQPYVIPNEWGEQTHASVVSFLEDGTVQVGNAAKRDIITRADRTVYSAKRLIGRYYFSDEVKKAQAVMPYTIVEGENNSVRIQIGEDTFAVQEISALVLKEMKAVAEGYLGRPVNKAVITVPAYFNDNQRQATKDAGTIAGLEVLRIINEPTAAALAYGFGRQIDQRAVIYDLGGGTFDVSILEIGTDVFEVLSTAGDTYLGGDDFDDRIMMWLADSFQQKHGIDLRQNRYCLQMLKEASERAKIDISNTGHAQIFVEGVCQTPEGQVLNLETSLDQDTFTTMVMDLVQRTFKVCDEALQAARLTAGDIDAVILVGGPTRLPIIRNSVMHYFQKEPMEGVDPDEVVALGAAIQGNALLDAQTDAYLLDVTPLSLRIGTVGGYAEKIIDKNTPIPIDRTRTFTTSRDGQDRVNIKIYQGESKRQDECEALGQFEFSGFRIGYRGEVSIEVTFEIDTNGILHVFATDVETGQQAATTISLSSGLNEDDIAQMGERAADLELARHQN